The proteins below are encoded in one region of Zavarzinia compransoris:
- a CDS encoding GNAT family N-acetyltransferase: MSLIRSLRLDPLPVVTTSRIELRAPVAGDFEQWSALRAESRDFLTPWEPLWPADDLTRNAFRHRLRRYAREAREDAGYTLFLFSRGEGLLLGGITLSNVRRGVTQSCALGYWMGKRYAGRGLMTEAVRGITVHVFETLRLHRIEAACLPSNQPSRAVLRRAGFSEEGMARQYLRINGQWRDHLLFAMLATDPRP; this comes from the coding sequence ATGTCGCTGATCCGGTCGCTGCGGCTCGATCCCCTGCCGGTGGTCACCACCAGCCGGATCGAGCTGCGGGCGCCGGTCGCCGGCGATTTCGAGCAATGGTCGGCCTTGCGGGCCGAAAGCCGCGATTTCCTCACCCCTTGGGAGCCGCTGTGGCCGGCGGACGATCTCACCCGCAACGCCTTCCGCCACCGGCTGCGCCGCTATGCCCGCGAAGCGCGGGAGGATGCGGGCTATACGCTGTTCCTGTTCAGCCGGGGCGAGGGCCTGCTCCTTGGCGGCATCACCCTGTCCAACGTGCGGCGCGGGGTGACGCAGAGCTGCGCCCTCGGCTACTGGATGGGCAAGCGCTATGCCGGGCGCGGCCTGATGACCGAGGCGGTGCGGGGCATCACCGTTCACGTCTTCGAAACCTTGCGCCTGCATCGTATCGAGGCGGCCTGCCTGCCCTCGAACCAGCCGTCCCGCGCCGTGCTGCGCCGGGCCGGCTTTTCCGAGGAAGGCATGGCCCGCCAGTACCTGCGTATCAACGGGCAGTGGCGCGACCACCTGCTCTTCGCCATGCTCGCGACCGATCCCCGCCCCTGA
- a CDS encoding YqgE/AlgH family protein: MNITISEDVPSLEGKLLVAMPAIGDPRFERTVIYMCAHSPEGAMGLVVNKPADHISFTDLMSQLGIEIATDIDGMRVLSGGPVETGRGFVLHSDDYHQPTTMGVGEHVALTATIDILRAIATGDGPRRCLFALGYAGWGPGQLDEEIQANGWLHVDADTELLFSPNLEAKWARAIAKLGFDIAHLSAEAGRA, translated from the coding sequence ATGAACATCACGATCAGCGAAGACGTGCCCAGTCTCGAAGGCAAATTGCTGGTGGCCATGCCCGCCATCGGCGACCCCCGATTCGAGCGCACGGTGATCTATATGTGCGCCCATTCGCCCGAGGGGGCGATGGGGCTGGTGGTCAACAAGCCGGCGGATCACATCAGCTTCACCGACCTGATGTCCCAGCTCGGCATCGAGATCGCGACCGATATCGACGGCATGCGCGTGCTGTCCGGCGGGCCGGTGGAGACCGGCCGGGGTTTCGTGCTGCATTCCGACGATTACCACCAGCCGACCACCATGGGCGTCGGCGAGCATGTCGCCCTGACCGCGACCATCGACATCCTGCGCGCCATCGCCACCGGCGACGGGCCGCGCCGCTGCCTCTTCGCCCTCGGCTATGCCGGCTGGGGCCCGGGGCAACTGGACGAGGAAATCCAGGCCAACGGCTGGCTGCATGTCGATGCCGATACCGAGCTGCTGTTCTCGCCCAATCTCGAAGCGAAATGGGCGCGGGCGATCGCCAAGCTCGGCTTCGACATCGCCCATCTCTCCGCCGAGGCCGGGCGGGCCTGA
- a CDS encoding M16 family metallopeptidase produces MKVETSQLDNGLGVLTVPMPELGSVALGVWVDVGARHETKALNGVSHMLEHMAFKGTERRSARRIAEEIEAVGGHLNAFTSREQTAYYARVLKDDVPLGADILADILTGSTFQPDELERERQVIIQEIGQAQDTPDDLIFDMLQEASYPDQPIGRPILGSAENVARLTRDEIAGYMADHYRAPAMAVVAAGAVSHEQVRALAEQHFAGLGPKTAGQADQARFVAGDWRDDRDLEQLHLAMAFPGVSYDEPDYFAAQVYATVLGGGMSSRLFQEIREVRGLAYSVFAYSGSSVDSGTVGIYAGTSAEDAGQLVPVIADEMGKLVTDATEEEVARARAQLRAGFLMGLESPSSVIETIGRQWLIHGRVMPVEEVLERLAEVDAATVRRFADKVMRSQPAVAALGPHGGIESKARIAARFG; encoded by the coding sequence ATGAAGGTAGAGACCAGCCAACTGGACAATGGCCTTGGCGTATTGACCGTGCCGATGCCGGAACTCGGCTCGGTGGCGCTGGGCGTCTGGGTCGACGTCGGCGCGCGGCACGAGACGAAGGCGCTGAACGGCGTCTCGCACATGCTGGAACATATGGCGTTCAAGGGCACCGAGCGGCGCTCCGCGCGCCGCATCGCCGAGGAGATCGAGGCGGTGGGCGGCCACCTGAACGCCTTCACCAGCCGGGAGCAGACGGCCTATTACGCCCGCGTGCTGAAGGACGACGTGCCGCTGGGCGCTGATATCCTGGCCGATATCCTGACCGGCTCGACCTTCCAGCCGGACGAGCTGGAGCGCGAGCGCCAGGTGATCATCCAGGAGATCGGCCAGGCCCAGGATACGCCGGACGACCTGATCTTCGACATGCTGCAGGAGGCGAGCTATCCCGACCAGCCGATCGGCCGCCCGATCCTCGGCAGCGCCGAGAATGTCGCCCGCCTGACCCGGGACGAGATCGCCGGCTATATGGCCGATCACTACCGCGCCCCCGCCATGGCGGTGGTCGCCGCCGGCGCCGTGAGCCACGAGCAGGTCCGCGCCCTGGCCGAACAGCATTTCGCCGGCCTCGGCCCGAAGACGGCGGGGCAGGCGGATCAGGCCCGCTTCGTCGCCGGCGACTGGCGCGACGACCGCGACCTCGAACAATTGCATCTGGCCATGGCCTTCCCCGGCGTCTCCTACGACGAGCCGGATTATTTCGCGGCCCAGGTCTATGCCACCGTGCTCGGCGGTGGCATGTCGTCCCGCCTGTTCCAGGAAATCCGCGAAGTGCGGGGACTGGCCTATTCGGTCTTCGCCTATTCGGGTTCCAGCGTCGACAGCGGCACCGTCGGCATCTATGCCGGCACGTCGGCGGAGGATGCGGGGCAATTGGTCCCGGTCATCGCCGATGAAATGGGCAAGCTGGTCACCGACGCCACCGAGGAAGAGGTGGCCCGCGCCCGCGCCCAATTGCGCGCCGGCTTCCTGATGGGCCTCGAAAGCCCGTCCTCGGTGATCGAGACCATCGGCCGGCAATGGCTGATCCACGGCCGGGTCATGCCGGTCGAGGAAGTGCTGGAGCGGCTGGCCGAGGTCGATGCCGCCACCGTGCGCCGCTTCGCCGACAAGGTGATGCGGAGCCAGCCGGCGGTGGCCGCCCTCGGCCCCCACGGCGGCATCGAATCGAAGGCGCGCATCGCCGCCCGTTTCGGCTGA
- the thrC gene encoding threonine synthase gives MRYISTRGAAPVLDFEGVLLAGLARDGGLYVPEHFPAIGDRLAGWRGLSYQAVAFEMLAPFAGDSLSPATLGDLIDGAYGSFGHDAVCPLVQVGPNDFLLELFHGPTLAFKDVAMQLLGRLFNTVLSRRGEQVTVLGATSGDTGSAAIEALKGLPSVKVVMLHPKGRVSEVQRRQMTTVLDGNIHNVAIEGTFDDCQALVKTLFNRLEFRDKARLSAVNSINWARIVAQTVYYVTAALSLGAPDRPVSFSVPTGNFGDIYAGYVAKRMGLPIERLVVATNRNDILARALRAGDYSTGQVQPTISPSMDIQVSSNFERLLFDLYGRDGAVTAGALAGFQATGKLALGANVLAKAREIFDAVAVDEDLTRETMAATLRRTGLVVDPHSAVGLAGAAGARGERAVPMVTLATAHPAKFPAAVRAATGIEPKLPPRMADLYEREERYAVLPHDADALQAHIAAIIG, from the coding sequence TTGCGTTACATCTCCACCCGGGGGGCCGCCCCCGTGCTCGACTTCGAAGGCGTTCTGCTGGCCGGGCTCGCCCGCGACGGCGGCCTCTATGTGCCGGAGCATTTCCCCGCGATCGGCGACCGGCTGGCGGGCTGGCGCGGGCTGTCCTACCAGGCGGTGGCCTTCGAGATGCTGGCGCCCTTCGCCGGCGACAGCCTGTCGCCGGCGACCCTGGGCGACCTGATCGACGGCGCCTATGGCAGCTTCGGCCATGACGCGGTCTGCCCCCTGGTGCAGGTCGGGCCCAACGACTTCCTGCTCGAACTGTTCCACGGGCCGACCCTGGCGTTCAAGGATGTCGCCATGCAGCTGCTGGGCCGGCTGTTCAACACGGTGCTGAGCCGCCGGGGCGAACAGGTGACCGTGCTCGGCGCCACCTCGGGCGATACCGGTTCCGCCGCCATCGAGGCGCTGAAGGGCCTGCCTTCGGTCAAGGTGGTGATGCTGCACCCCAAGGGCCGGGTGTCCGAGGTCCAGCGCCGGCAGATGACCACGGTGCTCGACGGGAATATCCACAATGTCGCGATCGAAGGCACGTTCGACGATTGCCAGGCCCTGGTGAAGACCCTGTTCAACCGCCTGGAGTTCCGCGACAAGGCCCGGCTTTCGGCGGTCAATTCGATCAATTGGGCGCGCATCGTCGCCCAGACGGTCTATTACGTCACCGCAGCCCTGTCCCTGGGCGCGCCGGACCGGCCTGTGTCCTTCTCGGTCCCGACCGGCAATTTCGGCGACATCTACGCCGGCTATGTGGCCAAGCGGATGGGCCTGCCGATCGAGCGGCTGGTGGTCGCGACCAACCGGAACGATATTCTCGCCCGGGCGCTCCGGGCCGGGGATTATTCGACCGGGCAGGTGCAGCCGACCATCAGCCCCTCGATGGATATCCAGGTGTCGAGCAATTTCGAGCGCCTGCTGTTCGATCTCTACGGCCGCGACGGCGCCGTCACCGCCGGGGCCCTGGCCGGCTTCCAGGCGACCGGGAAACTGGCGCTGGGCGCCAATGTCCTGGCCAAGGCGCGGGAGATCTTCGATGCGGTGGCGGTGGACGAGGACCTGACCCGCGAGACCATGGCGGCCACGCTGCGGCGGACCGGCCTCGTCGTCGATCCGCACAGCGCGGTCGGGCTTGCCGGCGCCGCGGGGGCCCGGGGCGAGCGGGCGGTGCCCATGGTGACGCTGGCGACCGCGCATCCGGCGAAATTCCCCGCCGCGGTGCGGGCGGCGACCGGAATCGAGCCGAAACTGCCGCCGCGCATGGCCGACCTCTATGAAAGAGAAGAGAGGTATGCTGTTCTGCCCCATGACGCCGACGCCCTCCAGGCCCATATAGCGGCGATCATCGGTTGA
- a CDS encoding carboxypeptidase M32 has translation MTANSAYSRLEDRFRRLSAVQGALSVLHWDSAAVMPAGGAEVRGEQIAALSLIAHEQITAPEIADLIEAAATEPLEPWPAANLSEIRRNWRHATAVPADLVEAIARQSHETELTWRSARAANDFASLAPRLQSLLDLVRQVAAAKAEAFGLSPYDALLDEYEAGGRSARIDQLFDELGAFLPDLRARVIERQNALPPALPVEGPFPVEAQRALAERILDVLQFDRAHGRLDVSHHPFTGGVPDDVRITTRYAEADFTRSLMGVIHETGHAQYERGLPKPWRGQPVGNARGMVLHESQSLLFEMQACRTPEFIAFLAPLVRSAFDRRGPAYEAANLQRVYHRVSPGLIRVDADEVCYPSHVILRYRLERAMIAGDLKVADLPGAWNEGMAALLGITPPSDADGCMQDIHWPGGSFGYFPTYTLGAMAAAQLFAAATAADGAILPGIAQGDFKPLLAWLRPHVHEKGSSQTTDEVLIGATGLPLGTAAFKAHLERRYLNG, from the coding sequence ATGACCGCCAACAGCGCCTATTCCCGCCTCGAAGACCGTTTCCGCCGGCTTTCGGCGGTCCAGGGCGCGCTTTCGGTGCTGCATTGGGACAGCGCCGCGGTGATGCCGGCCGGCGGGGCCGAAGTGCGGGGCGAGCAGATCGCCGCCCTGTCCCTGATCGCCCATGAACAGATCACCGCGCCCGAGATCGCCGACCTGATCGAAGCCGCGGCGACCGAGCCGCTGGAGCCGTGGCCCGCCGCCAACCTGAGCGAGATCCGCCGCAACTGGCGCCATGCGACCGCCGTCCCGGCCGATCTGGTCGAGGCGATCGCGCGCCAGTCGCATGAAACCGAACTGACGTGGCGCAGCGCCCGCGCCGCCAATGATTTCGCCAGCCTCGCCCCGCGCCTCCAGTCCCTCCTGGACCTCGTGCGCCAGGTGGCCGCCGCCAAGGCCGAGGCTTTCGGCCTGTCGCCCTATGACGCCCTGCTGGACGAATATGAGGCGGGGGGCCGTTCAGCCCGGATCGATCAATTGTTCGACGAATTGGGCGCCTTCCTGCCCGATCTCCGCGCCCGCGTGATCGAGCGGCAGAATGCCCTGCCCCCGGCCCTGCCGGTCGAGGGGCCGTTCCCGGTCGAGGCGCAGCGCGCCCTGGCCGAACGCATCCTGGACGTGCTGCAATTCGACCGCGCCCACGGCCGGCTCGACGTCAGCCATCATCCCTTCACCGGCGGCGTGCCCGACGACGTCCGCATCACCACCCGCTATGCCGAGGCGGACTTCACCCGCTCGCTGATGGGCGTGATCCACGAGACCGGCCACGCCCAATACGAGCGCGGCCTGCCCAAGCCCTGGCGCGGCCAGCCGGTGGGCAATGCCCGGGGCATGGTGCTGCACGAAAGCCAGTCCCTGCTGTTCGAGATGCAGGCTTGCCGGACGCCGGAATTCATCGCCTTCCTCGCCCCCCTGGTGCGCAGCGCCTTCGACCGCCGGGGCCCGGCCTATGAGGCGGCGAACCTCCAGCGCGTCTATCACAGGGTCAGCCCCGGCCTCATCCGCGTCGATGCGGACGAGGTCTGCTATCCCTCCCACGTCATTCTCCGCTATCGCCTGGAACGGGCGATGATCGCCGGCGACCTGAAGGTCGCCGACCTGCCCGGCGCCTGGAATGAAGGCATGGCCGCGCTTCTCGGCATCACGCCGCCGAGCGACGCCGACGGCTGCATGCAGGATATCCATTGGCCGGGCGGCAGTTTCGGCTATTTCCCGACCTATACGCTGGGCGCCATGGCCGCGGCCCAGCTTTTCGCCGCGGCGACGGCGGCGGATGGCGCCATCCTGCCCGGCATCGCCCAGGGCGATTTCAAGCCGCTGCTGGCGTGGCTGCGCCCCCATGTCCATGAGAAGGGCTCGAGCCAGACGACGGACGAAGTGCTGATCGGGGCGACCGGCCTGCCGCTGGGCACCGCCGCCTTCAAGGCCCATCTGGAGCGGCGCTACCTGAACGGCTGA
- a CDS encoding SURF1 family protein: MVTSPAPTPVSPAAPASPRAPRRFRPTLWPTVVTTIVIGLLLALGAWQLNRMAWKQGLITALEERRGQPAVELPATIDDAEAWRYRNVTVTGTFRHEDEIHIIAYSPAAKQGYQIVTPMVRADGTTVLVNRGWVPLESRDAASRPDSLAAGTVTVTGMARPGWPQGYFVPDNSPATNTWFWGDLPAMAVAAHAPDALPLFVEADKTPNPGGLPIGGQSVINLRNDHLQYAITWFALAIGVFGVYFAYHFRPDEPKTP; the protein is encoded by the coding sequence ATGGTCACCTCCCCCGCCCCCACCCCCGTTTCGCCCGCCGCCCCTGCCTCGCCCAGGGCGCCGCGCCGCTTCCGCCCGACCCTCTGGCCAACCGTGGTCACCACCATCGTCATCGGCCTGCTGCTCGCGCTCGGCGCCTGGCAGCTGAATCGCATGGCCTGGAAACAGGGCCTGATCACCGCCCTCGAGGAACGGCGCGGCCAGCCGGCGGTCGAACTGCCCGCGACGATCGACGATGCGGAAGCCTGGCGCTACCGCAACGTCACCGTGACCGGCACCTTCCGGCACGAGGACGAGATCCACATCATCGCCTATTCGCCCGCCGCAAAGCAGGGCTATCAGATCGTCACCCCCATGGTGCGGGCCGACGGCACCACGGTGCTGGTCAACCGCGGCTGGGTCCCGCTCGAATCCCGCGATGCCGCCAGCCGGCCGGACAGTCTCGCCGCCGGCACGGTGACCGTGACCGGCATGGCCCGGCCCGGCTGGCCCCAGGGCTATTTCGTGCCGGACAATTCGCCCGCGACCAATACCTGGTTCTGGGGCGACCTGCCGGCCATGGCCGTGGCCGCCCATGCGCCGGACGCCCTGCCCCTCTTCGTCGAGGCGGACAAGACCCCGAACCCGGGCGGCCTGCCCATCGGCGGGCAAAGCGTGATCAACCTGCGGAACGACCACCTGCAATATGCGATCACCTGGTTCGCCCTCGCCATCGGCGTCTTCGGGGTCTATTTCGCCTATCACTTCCGTCCGGACGAGCCGAAAACCCCATGA
- a CDS encoding DUF983 domain-containing protein, translating into MAKARCPRCGQGPLFTGGLALREKCSSCGLDYSAIDTGDGPAVFVILILGAIVTGGALWLELRFQPPTWVHLIIWLPLILGGSIYMLRRIKTALIHQQYRKLGW; encoded by the coding sequence ATGGCCAAGGCCCGTTGCCCTCGCTGCGGACAGGGCCCCCTGTTCACGGGCGGCCTGGCGCTGCGCGAGAAATGCTCCTCCTGCGGGCTCGACTACAGCGCGATCGATACCGGGGACGGCCCGGCCGTCTTCGTCATCCTGATCCTGGGCGCCATCGTCACCGGTGGCGCCCTCTGGCTCGAACTCCGGTTTCAGCCGCCGACCTGGGTGCACCTGATCATCTGGCTGCCCCTCATCCTGGGCGGCTCGATCTACATGCTGCGGCGGATCAAGACCGCGCTCATTCACCAGCAGTATCGCAAGCTCGGCTGGTAA
- a CDS encoding Crp/Fnr family transcriptional regulator, giving the protein MSTGSQLAKISLLQGLPEAVLTDLARVARWHRFEEGEIIFDRQSDCRGVYLVIEGEVDVVNFSSQGREIAYARVKTGDFFGELSAIDGQPRSANIVAQSDCRIAELSRETFYELLRQQNQVSFRVLEKMVHIIRTADERIMDLATLGAHQRVCIELLRLAKPDPVKPGCWMIYPLPTQAEIAALASTTRETVARVMGQLAEDGLIRKVHKTVYIDSRDNLAELAQKLNPRREDGPAR; this is encoded by the coding sequence ATGTCGACCGGTAGCCAGCTTGCCAAGATCTCCCTTCTTCAGGGCCTGCCCGAGGCGGTCCTGACCGATCTCGCGCGGGTTGCTCGCTGGCACCGCTTCGAGGAGGGGGAAATCATCTTCGACCGGCAAAGCGATTGCCGGGGCGTCTATCTCGTCATCGAGGGCGAGGTGGATGTGGTGAATTTCTCGTCCCAGGGGCGCGAGATCGCCTATGCGCGGGTCAAGACCGGCGATTTCTTCGGCGAATTGTCGGCCATCGACGGCCAGCCGCGCTCGGCCAATATCGTCGCCCAGAGCGATTGCCGTATCGCCGAGCTTTCGCGCGAGACTTTCTACGAATTGCTGCGCCAGCAGAATCAAGTGTCCTTCCGCGTGCTCGAGAAAATGGTCCATATCATCCGCACGGCGGACGAGCGGATCATGGATCTCGCCACCCTGGGCGCCCATCAGCGCGTCTGCATCGAATTGCTGCGCCTGGCCAAGCCCGATCCGGTGAAGCCCGGCTGCTGGATGATCTACCCCCTGCCGACCCAGGCCGAGATCGCCGCCCTTGCCTCGACCACGCGCGAGACGGTGGCCCGCGTCATGGGCCAATTGGCCGAGGACGGTCTGATCCGCAAGGTGCACAAGACCGTCTATATCGACTCGCGCGACAATCTGGCCGAGCTCGCCCAGAAGCTGAACCCCCGGCGCGAGGACGGCCCCGCCCGCTGA